A section of the Elizabethkingia anophelis R26 genome encodes:
- a CDS encoding HlyD family secretion protein, translated as MIKNLIYLGTLLFIILILALLPIITVPISSSSRGTLRPIEENTKLNAVVNGRVVKTSLIKNNQLIKQGDTLLIVTAEQLDTQKQLQHTQSTDYTAQLNDLNKLTKGQYSGLQTGQYQRELSAMQEKIAQIQTQLSLAQKDLDRATILFKQGVVPKAEYDKNYYTHQGLVNQISNVREQQLAQWQAQKRETERQLRSLGSEIQKISQEQKNYVITAPLSGRLVNFSGIQKGNFLVQGQTIGEISPEQSLVAECLVSPKDIGFIRTGQKVKFQIDTYNYNQWGLVDGQVQEIDQNIKVNQQTGEAFFRVLCKMDKNYLQLKNGYKGQIGKGMTFTARFHLIDRTLWQLLFDRVDDWFNPKLK; from the coding sequence ATGATCAAGAATTTAATCTATCTTGGAACGTTATTATTCATTATTTTAATTTTAGCTTTATTACCCATAATTACAGTACCCATTTCTTCATCATCACGTGGAACACTACGTCCGATTGAAGAGAATACCAAACTTAATGCTGTAGTTAATGGTAGAGTCGTTAAAACTTCATTGATAAAGAATAATCAGCTCATTAAGCAAGGTGATACACTGCTTATTGTAACCGCAGAACAATTAGACACCCAAAAACAATTACAACACACTCAAAGCACAGATTATACGGCACAACTTAACGATCTCAATAAACTTACTAAAGGACAATATTCAGGTTTACAGACAGGGCAATACCAAAGAGAACTTTCTGCTATGCAGGAGAAAATAGCCCAGATTCAAACACAGCTTTCATTAGCGCAAAAAGACTTAGACAGAGCTACTATACTTTTCAAACAAGGTGTCGTTCCAAAAGCAGAATACGATAAAAATTATTATACCCATCAGGGACTGGTGAACCAGATATCTAATGTTAGAGAGCAACAACTCGCTCAATGGCAAGCTCAGAAACGGGAGACTGAAAGACAACTTCGCTCTTTAGGCTCTGAAATTCAAAAGATCAGTCAGGAACAAAAAAATTATGTGATCACAGCTCCATTATCAGGGAGACTTGTTAACTTTTCAGGGATTCAGAAAGGTAACTTTTTAGTACAAGGACAAACTATCGGGGAAATATCCCCCGAACAATCTTTAGTAGCAGAATGCTTAGTCTCACCAAAAGATATTGGTTTTATCCGAACAGGACAAAAAGTAAAATTTCAGATAGATACTTATAATTACAACCAATGGGGACTTGTAGATGGGCAGGTACAGGAAATAGATCAAAATATCAAAGTCAACCAACAGACTGGAGAAGCCTTTTTCAGGGTTCTTTGCAAGATGGACAAAAATTATCTGCAACTTAAAAATGGTTATAAAGGTCAGATTGGAAAAGGAATGACCTTTACGGCACGTTTTCATCTTATAGATCGCACATTATGGCAACTATTATTTGACCGAGTTGATGACTGGTTTAATCCTAAATTAAAATAA
- a CDS encoding peptidase domain-containing ABC transporter: protein MKKDIQIKQHDIKDCGAACLASVAAHYGLKMPIAKIRQICHTDTRGTNVLGMVQGLEKMGFNAKGVKGGADALPEIPLPAIAHIIVQGQLHHYVVIYSVKKDKITVMDPAYGKMQEYTLQEFSEIWTGVLILLEPNEYFEQKDEKTSLYKRFWNLVQPHKSILLQALLGAVVYTILGLSTSIYIEKITDYVLIDGNKRLLNLLSVGMIVILLFQIFISVMKSVLVLQTGQKMDKHLILGYYKHLLKLPQRFFDTMKVGEIISRVNDAVKIRTFINDVAIQIFVNIFIIIFSFALMFTYYWKLALITALVIPFYFLVYWITNKLNKKVERKLMEESAELESHLVESITSVRTIKQFGVETFANNKTDNAFTKLLKTIYTSVLNALFSSNSSEFLSRIFTIVLLWAGSGYVIDRVITPGELLSFYALIGYFTSPVSQLIGMNKTVQNALIAADRLFEIMDLEREETTDKLELSPEHIGDIQFKEVSFSYGSRADVFAGFNCTIEKGKTTAIVGESGSGKTTLASLLQNLYPLKGGKILIGDYDINYISNYSLRSLISVVPQQIDLFSGNVIENIALGEDFPDVQRILDITKKLGILTFVEKLPNGFQTYLGENGALLSGGQKQRIAIARALYKNPEILILDEATSSLDTESELVIQNTLNEFRSQGKTMVVIAHRLSTIANADTILVMKEGQIIEQGNHQELISKDSVYRSMWEKQSLSLNI, encoded by the coding sequence ATGAAGAAAGATATACAGATTAAACAACACGATATAAAAGATTGTGGTGCGGCCTGCTTGGCATCGGTAGCAGCGCACTATGGACTAAAGATGCCTATCGCCAAAATAAGACAGATTTGCCATACCGATACAAGAGGTACGAATGTACTAGGAATGGTTCAGGGACTAGAAAAGATGGGTTTCAATGCTAAAGGGGTAAAAGGTGGAGCTGATGCTTTACCTGAGATTCCGTTACCTGCCATTGCTCATATTATTGTTCAGGGGCAACTCCATCATTATGTGGTAATTTATTCTGTAAAAAAGGATAAGATTACTGTTATGGATCCAGCTTATGGCAAAATGCAGGAGTATACCCTTCAGGAGTTTTCAGAAATATGGACAGGAGTCTTAATTTTATTAGAACCGAATGAGTATTTCGAACAGAAAGATGAAAAAACAAGTCTTTACAAAAGATTCTGGAATCTGGTTCAACCTCATAAAAGTATATTATTGCAAGCTTTGTTAGGCGCTGTGGTTTATACCATATTAGGTTTGTCAACCTCTATTTATATTGAAAAGATTACCGATTATGTACTGATAGATGGAAACAAACGACTTCTTAATCTTCTCTCCGTGGGAATGATAGTTATTCTTTTGTTTCAGATTTTTATCAGTGTGATGAAAAGTGTTCTGGTCTTACAAACGGGACAGAAGATGGATAAACATCTTATATTAGGGTATTATAAACATCTTCTGAAACTACCACAGCGTTTCTTTGATACGATGAAGGTAGGAGAAATTATATCAAGAGTAAATGATGCTGTTAAGATCAGAACCTTTATTAATGATGTTGCGATTCAGATATTCGTCAATATATTCATTATTATCTTTTCTTTCGCTTTAATGTTTACCTATTACTGGAAATTGGCATTAATTACAGCTTTAGTGATTCCTTTTTATTTTCTGGTGTATTGGATTACCAATAAACTCAACAAGAAGGTAGAGCGTAAATTGATGGAAGAAAGTGCAGAATTGGAATCTCATTTGGTAGAGTCTATTACTTCTGTAAGAACCATTAAGCAGTTTGGTGTAGAGACTTTTGCGAATAATAAAACAGACAATGCTTTTACCAAGCTTTTAAAGACTATTTATACTTCTGTACTCAATGCTCTATTTTCATCAAACTCATCTGAGTTCTTGTCAAGAATATTCACTATTGTTTTACTTTGGGCAGGATCTGGTTATGTTATCGACCGTGTCATTACACCTGGAGAGTTATTATCTTTTTATGCTCTGATTGGATATTTTACCAGCCCTGTATCACAGTTAATAGGTATGAATAAAACTGTACAAAATGCATTAATCGCAGCAGATCGTCTTTTTGAAATCATGGATTTGGAAAGAGAAGAAACGACTGATAAATTAGAATTATCCCCAGAACATATTGGTGATATACAATTCAAAGAAGTCAGTTTTAGTTACGGAAGTAGAGCCGATGTTTTTGCTGGCTTTAATTGTACTATAGAAAAAGGGAAAACTACGGCTATTGTTGGAGAAAGCGGAAGTGGAAAAACAACACTAGCTTCATTACTACAAAATCTATATCCTCTAAAAGGAGGCAAAATACTCATAGGAGACTATGATATTAATTACATCTCCAATTACTCTTTGAGAAGCTTAATATCAGTTGTGCCCCAACAGATTGATCTTTTTTCAGGAAATGTAATAGAAAACATAGCTTTAGGAGAAGATTTCCCTGATGTTCAGCGAATTTTAGATATTACAAAGAAATTAGGCATACTAACTTTTGTAGAGAAACTTCCCAATGGCTTCCAGACTTATTTAGGAGAAAACGGAGCGTTGTTGTCAGGTGGACAAAAACAGAGGATTGCAATAGCTAGGGCACTATACAAGAATCCTGAAATTTTAATTCTGGATGAAGCCACATCATCTTTGGACACAGAATCGGAATTGGTAATCCAAAATACGTTGAATGAATTTAGATCACAAGGTAAAACAATGGTGGTTATTGCCCACAGACTTAGTACAATTGCCAATGCAGATACCATATTAGTCATGAAAGAGGGGCAAATTATAGAGCAGGGCAATCATCAGGAATTGATCTCAAAAGACTCTGTTTATAGGTCTATGTGGGAGAAACAGAGCCTCAGTCTAAATATATGA
- a CDS encoding DUF3267 domain-containing protein: MNTVISKFKIFYISQVLGVILSLILIIIPYYIHSNTAINKKLFEDIKEINLFEGVYLNAIFYFIILLVGILLHELIHAMFFIFFSKKGIKSIKIGMQKDYLMPYCHCKEPLHTNSYIIALIAPCLILGIIPYGIGIITLNLFLLGFGLIFTVLSIGDLLILYYIIKDYRPNSFFKDSPTEVGGEYVE, encoded by the coding sequence ATGAATACTGTAATTAGTAAATTTAAAATATTCTATATATCACAAGTACTAGGGGTAATCTTATCATTAATATTAATTATTATACCATATTATATACATTCTAATACTGCAATTAATAAGAAACTATTTGAAGATATAAAAGAAATTAATCTTTTTGAGGGAGTATACTTAAATGCAATTTTCTATTTTATTATATTATTAGTTGGAATCTTATTGCATGAATTAATACATGCTATGTTCTTTATTTTTTTTTCAAAGAAAGGTATTAAATCTATAAAAATAGGGATGCAAAAAGATTATTTAATGCCTTATTGTCATTGTAAGGAACCTCTACATACAAATAGCTATATAATTGCGCTTATTGCTCCTTGTTTAATTTTAGGTATTATTCCTTATGGAATAGGAATAATTACATTAAATTTATTCCTGCTAGGTTTTGGGCTGATATTTACGGTTTTATCAATTGGAGATTTACTAATTCTTTATTATATCATAAAGGACTATCGTCCAAACTCATTTTTTAAAGACTCACCAACAGAGGTCGGGGGTGAATATGTCGAATAA
- a CDS encoding WG repeat-containing protein, producing MRMRLILFLLFCFTLSFSQDLKPFKTDSLFGYKNENGQVIIKPQFQYATRFTYGYAIVAKNKKLGVINSNNDMLINYKYEFLQALDSLELLYGNRAKYFGEYYIGVIGLNDQIKIPNKYKFITKKNNLYIVTTEKSKVINKNEYGDMRTVENKYGLIDSNGKTILPCKYSYIDWKTPKLLDVSKNNHKNHALFDVNGKRLTNFRFMVFGDFTEGLAKARIKNKYGFVNKKGKIAIPITFDYCEEFKNGYSIITQGEKHGAIDKNGKIVIEPIFDYQTVKSKLLSQ from the coding sequence ATGAGAATGAGATTAATATTATTTCTTTTATTCTGCTTCACTCTATCCTTTTCTCAAGACCTAAAACCTTTTAAGACAGATTCACTATTCGGATACAAAAATGAAAATGGGCAAGTCATCATAAAACCTCAATTCCAATATGCCACCAGATTTACTTATGGCTATGCCATAGTTGCTAAAAATAAAAAACTAGGAGTGATCAATAGCAACAATGATATGCTTATAAATTATAAGTATGAATTTTTACAGGCATTAGATTCCTTAGAGCTACTTTATGGGAACAGAGCTAAATATTTTGGAGAGTATTACATAGGAGTTATCGGCTTAAATGATCAAATAAAGATCCCCAACAAATATAAATTTATTACCAAAAAAAATAATCTTTATATTGTTACTACAGAGAAAAGTAAAGTCATTAATAAAAATGAATATGGGGATATGCGTACAGTTGAAAATAAATATGGCCTTATAGATTCTAATGGAAAAACAATATTACCATGTAAATACAGCTATATTGACTGGAAGACTCCCAAACTCTTAGACGTTTCAAAAAATAATCATAAAAATCATGCACTTTTTGATGTAAACGGAAAGCGATTGACAAATTTTCGATTTATGGTTTTTGGAGATTTTACAGAAGGCCTGGCAAAAGCAAGAATAAAAAACAAATATGGGTTTGTAAACAAAAAAGGAAAAATTGCTATCCCGATAACATTTGACTATTGCGAAGAGTTTAAAAATGGATATTCTATTATTACACAAGGTGAAAAGCATGGGGCAATAGATAAAAACGGAAAAATAGTTATTGAACCAATTTTCGATTATCAAACCGTGAAAAGTAAACTCCTATCCCAATAA
- a CDS encoding RNA polymerase sigma factor, translating to MGLKEKEFLEKIEKHKGMIFKISKMYLENQEDREDLFQEIILQLWKSYQAFEGKSQFSTWLYRVSLNTAITFLKRDKKRTDKNELHENIDIEDEQNTDKELQTEFLYKAVQELNPIEKALIFLFLEGQNHKQISENMGITEVNARVKLNRTKEKLQQIIKNYGYEF from the coding sequence ATGGGATTGAAAGAAAAGGAATTTTTAGAAAAAATTGAAAAGCATAAAGGCATGATTTTCAAAATTTCTAAAATGTACCTGGAAAATCAGGAAGATCGTGAAGATCTGTTTCAGGAGATTATTCTTCAGCTTTGGAAATCTTATCAGGCTTTTGAAGGTAAAAGTCAGTTTTCCACATGGCTGTACAGAGTTAGTCTGAATACGGCAATTACATTTTTGAAACGGGATAAAAAAAGGACGGATAAAAATGAACTGCACGAAAATATAGATATAGAAGACGAACAGAATACCGATAAAGAACTGCAAACAGAATTTCTGTATAAGGCAGTACAGGAATTAAATCCTATAGAAAAAGCGCTGATATTTTTGTTTCTGGAAGGACAAAATCATAAACAAATCTCAGAAAATATGGGAATTACAGAAGTAAATGCACGTGTTAAGCTTAACAGAACTAAAGAAAAATTACAACAAATAATTAAAAACTACGGTTATGAATTTTGA
- a CDS encoding alpha/beta fold hydrolase, translating to MYKFGCITLLSLLSISAHAQSAITGTVKNQDNKTIPYCSIGIKDSKTGTITDGNGNYKLEIPDEAKNKEIIFTAAGYSDKSIPANELKTNSNIVMDYKVTNIEAVVMGAKKLKEKIIGQKSRPFLTFSKMFDQNVPTIEQGNIFAVYQKTRLVAYNFYIIPSSKFEQITMKLNIYSVKNNEPDRPLLQENVIYKTSTTGWQKIDLSEYKLNFNNLDKIAVTLQLVDHKALPDIGFVFGVSAKKSLSKNLLFRYQSQGNWEVSEGSFITNLDIRYDKAKGEKDITEEQDTDNDNDADTKALISYYEHKKTAQKTVYGKNKEGKYIDLKDAKIYYEEYGKGQPLILLHGNNGSISDFSKQIPFFAKHYRVIAVDTRGQGRSTDLTQDAYSYEKFASDLYQVIKSLNLEQVDIIGWSDGGNTALIFNYEHPEMVNRIVTIGANMNPAGVKETLIELFKKQIIANDPKTNPRLVKLMLNHPDIKSNQLSVITNPVLVVAGSDDVIKDEHTRLIHKLIRNSELAIIPNATHYIPFEQPEKLNELMLNFLKNKS from the coding sequence ATGTACAAATTTGGATGTATAACACTACTATCTTTATTGAGTATCAGTGCTCATGCCCAGTCCGCTATTACAGGAACTGTGAAAAATCAGGACAACAAAACAATCCCTTATTGTTCAATAGGAATAAAAGATTCCAAAACGGGAACTATTACCGATGGGAATGGAAATTACAAACTTGAGATCCCTGATGAAGCCAAGAATAAGGAAATCATCTTCACGGCAGCCGGATATTCGGACAAAAGTATTCCTGCAAACGAATTAAAAACCAACAGTAATATTGTGATGGATTACAAAGTTACTAACATTGAAGCTGTTGTAATGGGTGCTAAGAAGTTGAAAGAAAAAATAATTGGTCAAAAATCCCGTCCCTTCCTTACTTTTTCTAAAATGTTCGATCAGAATGTTCCCACTATAGAACAGGGCAATATTTTCGCTGTATACCAAAAGACAAGGCTGGTTGCTTACAATTTCTATATTATTCCAAGTTCTAAATTCGAACAGATAACGATGAAGCTTAATATCTATAGTGTAAAAAACAATGAACCGGATCGCCCGCTTTTACAGGAAAACGTTATCTACAAAACCTCAACTACCGGATGGCAGAAAATTGACCTGTCAGAATATAAATTAAACTTTAACAACCTGGACAAAATAGCAGTCACTCTGCAATTAGTAGATCATAAAGCACTACCAGATATTGGTTTTGTATTTGGTGTTTCTGCTAAAAAGTCTCTTTCAAAAAATCTGCTTTTCAGATACCAAAGCCAGGGAAACTGGGAAGTAAGTGAAGGAAGCTTTATTACCAATCTCGATATTCGTTATGATAAAGCCAAAGGAGAAAAGGATATTACCGAAGAACAGGATACAGATAATGATAATGATGCAGATACTAAAGCTCTTATAAGTTATTATGAACATAAAAAAACTGCCCAGAAAACAGTATATGGCAAAAATAAAGAAGGAAAATATATAGACCTGAAAGATGCCAAAATATATTATGAAGAATATGGAAAAGGGCAACCCTTGATTCTTTTGCATGGAAATAACGGAAGTATTTCTGACTTTTCTAAACAAATTCCTTTTTTTGCGAAGCATTATCGCGTAATCGCTGTAGATACAAGAGGTCAGGGAAGAAGTACAGACCTTACACAAGACGCCTATAGCTACGAAAAGTTTGCTTCAGATTTGTATCAGGTTATCAAAAGTCTTAATCTGGAACAGGTTGATATTATTGGCTGGAGCGACGGTGGTAATACAGCTTTAATCTTTAACTATGAACATCCGGAAATGGTTAACCGTATTGTTACTATTGGCGCCAATATGAATCCTGCAGGTGTAAAAGAAACATTAATTGAACTATTCAAAAAACAAATAATCGCTAATGATCCTAAGACGAATCCACGACTGGTAAAACTTATGCTGAATCACCCAGATATCAAGTCCAATCAGTTGAGTGTTATTACTAACCCTGTTTTGGTAGTTGCAGGAAGTGATGATGTAATTAAAGATGAACATACCAGACTTATCCACAAACTTATCCGTAATTCGGAGCTGGCTATTATCCCCAATGCTACACATTATATTCCGTTTGAACAGCCTGAGAAACTAAATGAACTGATGCTAAACTTTCTGAAAAATAAATCCTAA
- a CDS encoding TolC family protein yields MRKRVHKIIYIPLVVLGLNSCTTPQVSEIKKAPALPVNILPTGKDQQTEFKPVNIKTYFNDQALIELFDQAVKANPDFQIAQQRVEIANSFLRRSKMDLLPSLEIGANVSGDHYGKYTMEGVGNYDTNLSPNITEEQKINRDFTPNYWLGARSSWEIDAWGKLKNKKIAAQKRYLASTEGLRLLQLELFTDIANLYYQLVALDHKLAIYKQNYQLQQRAFEIITAQRAVGKATELAVQQFRAQNNNWLAEVEHIKAEIVAVEQAVMTLTGSYGGEVKRSKVLITSNMDILNKSIDVKSIIHSRPDVASNYYVLEATHADAKAAKAAFYPRIDIGAGVGFNSFSAESLFKPSSLAAQLLGGLVVPIFNKGQLKHEFNVADKEQEIAFLNYQKSITTAYNELQSILKQTKIYEKVLKLKSEEVSFLERGIEVSNDLYVTGYANYLELINSQKNKLQAELDLLEFQHQNTRNNVLLFKALGGNLDD; encoded by the coding sequence ATGAGAAAAAGGGTTCATAAAATAATATACATTCCTCTTGTAGTACTGGGACTAAACTCGTGTACTACTCCGCAGGTGTCTGAAATAAAAAAGGCACCGGCATTACCTGTAAATATTCTTCCGACTGGAAAAGATCAGCAAACGGAATTTAAGCCTGTAAATATAAAGACCTATTTCAACGATCAGGCCCTAATCGAGTTGTTCGATCAGGCTGTTAAAGCCAATCCCGATTTTCAGATTGCACAACAGCGTGTAGAAATTGCGAACAGTTTCCTCAGAAGATCGAAAATGGATTTGTTACCTTCTCTGGAAATCGGAGCCAATGTCTCCGGAGATCATTATGGTAAATATACAATGGAGGGTGTTGGCAACTACGATACCAACCTTTCTCCTAATATTACAGAAGAGCAGAAAATCAATCGTGACTTTACACCCAATTACTGGCTGGGTGCAAGAAGCAGCTGGGAAATAGATGCATGGGGAAAGTTGAAAAATAAAAAGATAGCAGCCCAGAAAAGGTATCTGGCTTCTACCGAAGGTTTACGCTTGTTACAACTAGAGCTGTTTACAGATATTGCCAACCTTTATTATCAACTTGTAGCATTAGATCATAAACTGGCTATTTACAAACAAAACTACCAACTACAACAACGCGCTTTCGAAATTATTACAGCACAGCGTGCAGTAGGAAAAGCAACTGAACTGGCTGTACAACAGTTCCGGGCACAGAACAACAACTGGCTGGCTGAAGTGGAACATATTAAGGCAGAAATTGTAGCGGTAGAACAGGCTGTTATGACACTTACCGGATCTTACGGTGGTGAAGTAAAACGCAGCAAAGTACTTATAACAAGCAATATGGATATCCTTAATAAATCTATAGATGTAAAAAGCATTATCCACTCCCGACCGGATGTTGCTTCAAATTATTATGTACTGGAGGCTACACATGCTGATGCCAAAGCAGCAAAGGCAGCATTCTATCCCCGTATAGATATTGGTGCAGGTGTTGGTTTCAATTCATTTTCTGCTGAATCTTTATTTAAACCCAGTTCATTAGCAGCCCAACTTTTAGGCGGATTGGTTGTTCCTATATTCAACAAAGGTCAGCTAAAGCATGAGTTCAATGTCGCTGACAAAGAACAGGAAATCGCTTTCCTTAATTATCAGAAGAGTATTACTACAGCATATAATGAGCTTCAGTCAATTTTAAAGCAAACTAAGATTTACGAAAAAGTTTTAAAATTAAAATCTGAAGAGGTTAGCTTCCTGGAAAGAGGAATTGAAGTATCCAACGATTTATATGTTACAGGATATGCCAATTATCTGGAACTAATCAACTCTCAGAAGAATAAACTACAAGCTGAATTAGATTTACTGGAATTTCAGCATCAGAATACCCGAAACAATGTTCTTTTATTCAAAGCACTTGGCGGAAATCTGGACGATTAA